Proteins encoded together in one Actinomycetota bacterium window:
- a CDS encoding permease prefix domain 1-containing protein, translating to MEAIKYYVKGAFVGVAETPEVLEQQEELIADLTAKVDDLVSEGRSQDEALGTAIASMGDLSGLVKEFVAKEPADSDAPAAKPVRTVEAYVSKLRVHVVVISAGVAVATLFVLSVFAAVEGTLGGSSALLDLMIGVAGLGWIAQALHDFHARPEAVDTVPLGGTRLRTAVLQWAGVCAAALLINVALGSGRLWAWTVWVGGAAWPLSVFVEHRLLTTGRFVHPKVEVGSASSAADVSASATTESCV from the coding sequence ATGGAAGCCATCAAGTACTACGTCAAAGGCGCGTTCGTCGGCGTTGCGGAGACTCCGGAGGTGCTCGAGCAGCAAGAGGAGCTTATCGCCGACCTCACGGCGAAGGTGGACGACCTGGTTTCCGAAGGGCGATCGCAAGACGAGGCGCTCGGCACGGCCATCGCCTCGATGGGCGACCTGAGTGGGCTGGTCAAGGAGTTCGTCGCCAAAGAACCGGCCGATTCTGATGCCCCGGCTGCGAAGCCGGTGCGCACTGTGGAGGCGTACGTGAGCAAGTTGCGGGTCCACGTGGTCGTGATCAGCGCGGGTGTCGCGGTCGCAACGCTGTTTGTGCTCTCGGTGTTCGCCGCAGTTGAGGGTACTCTCGGCGGCTCTTCGGCGCTTCTGGACCTGATGATCGGTGTGGCGGGCCTCGGATGGATCGCGCAAGCGCTGCACGACTTCCACGCACGGCCAGAAGCTGTCGACACGGTCCCTCTGGGTGGCACGCGTCTGCGAACGGCGGTGCTGCAGTGGGCCGGTGTCTGCGCGGCGGCGCTTCTCATCAACGTGGCTCTCGGTTCGGGCCGTTTGTGGGCGTGGACGGTGTGGGTCGGCGGGGCCGCGTGGCCACTGAGCGTGTTCGTCGAACATCGGCTGCTGACCACAGGCCGTTTCGTCCATCCCAAGGTGGAGGTGGGATCGGCCTCCTCGGCCGCTGACGTGTCGGCGAGTGCGACCACCGAGAGTTG